TGATATGCAGCCCCAGACAATTTGGCCGGCTACCATTTTATTTGTCagcttttaaatgtattttttctgcCCAAAGTCGGCAATTACCAGCTAAcagaaaccctggtgtgtgtgtgttgtcagacccACCTCCTCCCAACAGCAGTGTGGGTAGGTGCCAGTCTAGTACGTGGCAAAGACACTGGGCCACCCCTACAGGGGTCATGTTGAAGGAACACATGGGGTCCCCGGCCATGGTGTCAGCTCCCAGCTGCATCACTACTGCTTCCGGGTTAAACAACGCCTTCACTTCCTGCATCACACTGATGGGCACAACAATCAAAACAGAGGTTAAATATTAACACAACAATTAGAATATAAGATGGTTACAGTTAAGACTATGTAGTAAACAATGTTATCATTTGactttgaaaatgtttttttccatAGCATACAAGATATACAAAAACGATATCACGGTTCTGCAACCAGAAAAACGGTTGCAGAGTATCAATAAAACTACTAACATGCAATTCTAGCTTATTAGGCCTGTAAATCTCCGTTACTGAGAAAGCAGAGGACATGCAGCATGTCTCTGATGTTGCTGACAGTGTTAACCATTGTCATAACCAGCATAAATAAAAAGTAACTAGCTTTAACAACCTGGTGAAGACGTGGAAATATCTGTCGTCTTTGATGCCGTCATCCAGAGGGACGTTGACAGCGTACCATCTTCCTTTACCCATCCCTGTGTCACACAGGTCCCCTGTACCTACAACAGGATGGTAGGGTTACtatgacagagagagtgtgtgagtatTATGTATCAATGTTTCTCAAACTAGTTTGTTGATCTCTCAGATTGTCAGCAGATTTGACACCGATTTAGTCCTACAGTTTTAGGTTTTAATGCAAGCGGTCCCCCAAGGAGGAAGGACCACAGGTAAAGGAAGCTTATGATGAAAAGGAGGGTGATATGCACATCCTAAACTTGAGAATACCAGTGCTAAGCTAAACAATAATACTGAGATAAAGGAATGAGAGGCCTGCACACGGAAGATTTCCAACTGTAGTAGAACGGTCGTTAGTACTGTATTAGGTGTAGCCACTGACCTGGGAAGAATCCGGGGGAGAACTTGTGTAGAGACACAGTCATCACTTTGGAGGTAAAACTGAAGGCATCTTCCACACCTGAGAAACATTACATTGTTCTcaaaaaacacaattttttaCATTGACAGaccaaaacaattaaccttaacAAAACATTTGTATCCACATACAGTACTCATATGGCGAAGAAATTTACACAATATCAATGCACATTTAGATGTGAGAGTTCGGTAAAGGGGTGTGTGTACCATCTCCATGATGAAGGTCCACATCCACATAAAGAACTCTCTCGTATTTCTCTCTCAGCTTGAGAATACCCAGCACAGCATCATTCACATAACAGAAGCCTGATGCCTcatccctgagagagagagcaggggaagaGAGaatgaaagtgagagagagagagacacagaaaatACTTAACGCATTGCTGTCTTTTCAATGACTTAGAGGCCTTCTGTGTAGACGATCATACATGTTTAACATAATTCAGTGTGTCCTCCTGTTAGGAACGGTTTGGTAACACATTCATCAACATGTCACCCTGGTCCTTGTCACCTCACACACAGTTCAATCTTACTTCTTGGCGTGGTGCCAGCCTCCTGCCCAGTTGATTGCCACCTCACCCCTCTTGTCCAGCAGGCACTGGGCAGCCGTCAGGGTGGCACCACCCACCGCTGCAGCATAGTCATAGATACCCTCCACCACCGGGCAGTCATAACCTGGcaaaaggagggggagagagaagcaaAATGACAGAAAAGTAAATAAGCAAAAAAAGTGGAAAcatatgagaggagagagaaacacgcGACGGAAAAAGGAACAGcgcgtcagaaatcagctcaatgtaattgaagaacctatagactaaccacttctgggaaaatcggaaaacactaaacaaacacaaagtgttatctatccaaaatggagatctATATGTTATACATCATACATGTATAACAAAGAACAggaaaaacatatacatgatcaaatacaaatcttagaatcaactattaaaaagactacccactggattctccaattaccttgaatgaactacaggacaaaatacaaaccttccaacccaaaaaggcctgtggtgttgatagtgtcctcaatgaaatgatcaaatatacagaccacaaatacttaaacatcatcctcagctctggcatcttccccaatatttggaaccaaggactgatcaccccaatccacaagtggagacaaatttgaccccattAACTACCATAGGATATGCGTCAACAGACACcatgggaaaatcctctgcattatcattaacagcagagtcatacatttcctcagcgaaaacaatgtactgagcaaatgtaaaATTGCCTTTTTACCAAAAtcaccgtacgacagaccacctatttcaccctgcacaccctaattgaccaacaaaaaacaaaggcaaagtcttctcatgctttgttgattacaaaaaagccagactaaatttggcatgagggtctgctatacaaattgatggaaagtggtgttgggggggaaaaaacatacgacattataaaatccatgtacaaaacaacaagtgtgtggttaaaaacacacacacttctttcCACAGGcccggggggtgagacagggatgcagcttaagccccaccctcttggtgagggcactagaacagtctgcagcacccagcctcaccctactagaatctgaagtcaaatgtatactgtttgctgatgatctggtgcttctgtcaccaaccaaggagagcctacagcagcacctagatgttccaaaaaaggtccactTCCCAGGACCAGAAATACAAATTCCacctagacaccgttgccctagagcaggtattcccaccCGTCGTGGGTACGTCAAATAAAAATGAGTCAcaattagttttttttttttagaatcttcaccattttcaaacagtccatttacagtgggctccaaaagtactggcacccctgactggcaatgcacaaacaataatTAAAAATACATAAACAATATAATTAGAAAGAAACGCAATACCAAcatgagaaatactgtactttattaatgtttcaatgaaaccaaccaaaatcatacaattatttaatacaaaacacatttcaccaaaatcaaggtttcataattattggTACTCCTCATTTAGTACTTAGAGCAACCACCTCCGGCAAAGATAACAGCATGGAGTCTTTTCCTGtaatgtttgacaaggttaaggaacacatttggagggactttggaccattcctctatgcagatccttcacattcttgggtttgcgcttatcaactgccctcttcAACTCAGCCCACAGGTTTTTGATTGGATTGAGATCCGGCGAcagatggccatggcagaacattgattttgttgtcactgaaccatttctgtatggattttgagttatgttttgggtcattgtcttgttggaaagtccacttacggccaagtcccagccttctggcagaggcaaccagattgtcggccaaaattgcctgatacttgttggaattcattatgccatcaaCCTTAACCACTCCCCCTGGCCCTCTGGAATTAAAaaagccccaaaacatcactgacccaccaccatatttcaccgtgtgtatgaggtgcctctccttgtatgcatctctgtttcgatgccaaacatgccgatgctgtatctgaccaaaacgttcaattttggtctcatctgaccagagcactttcttccagtcataatttaaataacgtttggcaaactccaaacgcttgcgtctgtgtcttggggtcagaaacggctttcttctggcaacccttccaaagagcctgtggttgtggaggtggcgtCTGATGGTGCTTTTTGAAACCTGGTGACCCCAAGACGCCACCAATGCCTGCAATTCTTCCAGTGATTCTTGGGGATTTTGTTGCttctcaccatcctcctccctatccAAGGGGGCAAAATGCATTTGTGTCCTCCACCCGTGaggttttcaactgttccatatcgtttttcttttttttcccataattgccctgacagtgcaagacttaccgatatctgaacaagagagcctcatcgaaattgccacaagcggttctgtgaaaatgtaatttaatcagaagccactgacagatttctggattgggctgcgcttagagtatcctgccttggcaaatcgcgctgttaagacactgatgccctcacgtacctatgtgagagtggattctcggccctcactcgcatgaaaactaaatacagtaacagactgtgtggaaaatgatttatgaCAGACTCTcaccaatacaacccaacattgtggagttatgtgcatcctttcaagcacacccttctcattaacctatggtgagttattcacaattttcaatgaacaaacaaagtttatgtaagatggctaaataaagagcaaaactattgattattattatttgtgccctggtcctataagagctctatcacttcctatgagccgggttgtgacaaaaacacactcattcttatgagtaataaatgtatcgtattgtgtgtgtgtgtgtgtgtgtgtgtgtgtgtggcaggcttacaatgatggcaaagtacaacatttgagagggcactgaccctggtgctagagggggtatgcagctggaggttgaatgtttgaaggggtacgggacattaaaagtttgggaaccactgccctagagcacacaaaaaaactatacatacctcggcctaaacatcagtgccacaggtaacttccacaaagctgttaacgagctgagagacaaggtaagaagggccttctatgtcatcaaaaggaacataaaatttgacataccaattaggatctggctaaaagtgatttaatcagttatagaacccattgccctttatggttgtgaggtctggaaccaagaattcacaaaatgggagaaACACCAAATTGTGAGTCTGCATGCAAAATTCTGCAAAGATATCCGTGGACAACGTAAAACATCAAATAAAGCATGTAGatcagaattaggccgataccgctaattaacaaaatccagaaaagagccgttaaattctacaaccacctaaaagaaagcgattcccaaactttctataacaaagccatcacctacagagagatgaacctggagaagagtccccttagcaagctggtcctggggctctgttcacgaacacaaacagaccccacagagctccaggacagcaacaagtagacccaaccaaatcatgagaatcaaaaagataattacttgacatattggaaagaatcaacaacaaaaaacagagcaaactaaaatgctatttggccctaaacagtgagtacacagtggcagaatacctgaccactgtgactgacccaaacttaaggaaagcttttacTATGTACAGACTCCGTGAGCATAGCcatgctattgagaaaggccgccgtagacagacctggctctcaagagaagactatgtgcacactgctcacaaaatgaggtggaaactgaggtgcacttcctaacctcctgccaaatgtatgaccatattagagacacatatttcccctcagattacacagacccacaaagaattcgaaaacaaacccaattgtgataaactcccatatctactgggtgaaataccacagtgtgccatcaccgcagcaatatttgtgaactgttgccacaagggcaaccagtaaagaacaaacaccattgtaaatagaacatcattacaacactgtatattgacataatatggagagagagagcgagagagagaaccagacagagcTGTGGAGGAGAAACAAAGGGAGGAAGCGGAAGATAAATAGAGACAATGAAAAGGAAAGGTGGTGAAGGGAGGGATCAACAGAAAGATGGAGATACGGTGAGATTAAGATGTTTTAGAATAGAAAGGTTAGCAGAAGAGGAGTGTTAACCCATTAAATAAAAACAGAAAGGGGTTGCATCTTTCCTGTCTCCCACCCACAGCCCTAGACTGTTGATAACATGCTGACCTAGGGAGAATCTCAATtctatttccttgattcctcatggcctctctcctcacctccctctcaaaACACATAAGATATTCTGCTCCAATGGGCTttgaggagacaaggagaggacaCAGGGAATCAAtacaataaagaaaaacaattGAGATTCACCCTTGgtttatatttacttttgagATTCACTCCAAGTCTTAATTCTGACAGACACACATGGGGTAAATTAGTGAAGTGTCTTCTGTCAGTAGGAATGCCAATCTGTCATTTGTATATATTTAAGCATCAATGGAGGTTTTCTAATGTAAATTGATTATGTAACCATATTAATGTGTTGCCAAAAACAGCCTTGTAAACCTTTTGCCCAGTGGTGTGTCGTTTTCTTTTCCAGATTTAGAGCACCCTCTACTGCTAGCATAACACCATTGCATGAAAGTACTCTCCCACTTCCCTCTCAGTCATTAATTTCAAAGTTTTActgttaacctacaaagcattacatggacttatTCCTACATCGCTCTCCAATTTGGTCCTGTCATTCATACCTACaggtatgctacggtcacaagacgcaggcctccttatagacccccacagtggaggtgtcataatacccataaaacctaggggtcaaacagggaaatggttccaattgtttttctaccattcatttttccccatAGGGGATTTGATAAATATTTCAAATAAGAGCCTGGACTCAAAACCCAGAATCGctagtggcacagctaacactgtgatgcagtgccttagaccaatgTGCCACTCGGGAGCGGTTTAGGTTTTATACTGCAAGGTTTACACCTTCACtcttacagtgaaacattttgtccaggaaattgtctagaaagggttaaatttgttgttgcctaatcgTTTTTTGTTAagtttctacactactttccttccatctatagcatttcttaatattattccgttcctttggctttgatgcctcatgattgagtattgttCTGtttaagtagactgtgattttgctgtgatctgttaagggtgtcagtgggctgactgaatGCTCAGAGAccggttgaggtcagtgataaagtagtctacagtactactgccaagagatgagctataggtttATCTACTGTAGaagtcccctcaaagcctaccattgactatgtacatacctctctccccctcacaccctcccctctcttgaccctgctggtcatctattaACGATTGAACATCTTGATAAACTATAttgccttaatggccatgtactcttccaatctccacccagcacagccgtggagaggactggccacccctcagagcctgtttCCTCTAGGTGTCTgcctttctagtgagtttttcctagcctctGTTTCtacttctgcattgcttgctctttgacatgttaggctgggtttctgtataagcactttgtgtcAACTGCTTATATAAAAaggggcttcataaatacattggATTGATTGACGTGTGTCAAAGTAAGTTCAAGAGAGCctgctcttccctctcctcttacCCAGGCCAAAGTCTCCGGACTGGGGGTCATCATTGTCTCCATCCTGGCTGATTTTGTGG
The DNA window shown above is from Salmo trutta chromosome 8, fSalTru1.1, whole genome shotgun sequence and carries:
- the hdac8 gene encoding histone deacetylase 8, giving the protein MSCKGDSNGSPSKRKVVYVYSPQYTETCDSLSKVPNRASMVHSLIEAYGLLQHMSVVKPRVATIEEMAKFHTDAYLEHLHKISQDGDNDDPQSGDFGLGYDCPVVEGIYDYAAAVGGATLTAAQCLLDKRGEVAINWAGGWHHAKKDEASGFCYVNDAVLGILKLREKYERVLYVDVDLHHGDGVEDAFSFTSKVMTVSLHKFSPGFFPGTGDLCDTGMGKGRWYAVNVPLDDGIKDDRYFHVFTSVMQEVKALFNPEAVVMQLGADTMAGDPMCSFNMTPVGVAQCLCHVLDWHLPTLLLGGGGYNLANTARCWTYLTGAVLRQTLASEIPDHEFFTEYGPDYSLEISPSCRPDRNETKQLDKVISTIKGNLKNVV